From Borrelia sp. RT5S, the proteins below share one genomic window:
- a CDS encoding septum formation initiator family protein: MFLVKKIVLSVYVGLMSYFIITPIFGERGIVNYKELHDDSTLMREHIESLKEIQKTLKTKYINLQVSRPAILKEASKIGYYPRNSIIIKNSDDSGNYNQGNILYLQNKSMDTNVGKNFYLISTMISLIFYFVLSYLETLNILNKGR; the protein is encoded by the coding sequence ATGTTTTTGGTGAAAAAAATTGTGTTGTCGGTGTATGTGGGGTTGATGAGCTACTTCATAATCACTCCGATATTCGGGGAAAGGGGAATTGTTAATTATAAAGAATTGCACGATGATTCAACCTTGATGAGAGAACATATCGAGTCACTGAAAGAAATACAGAAAACGTTAAAGACAAAGTACATCAATCTGCAAGTGTCTAGGCCTGCAATCTTAAAAGAAGCAAGTAAAATTGGGTACTATCCTAGGAATTCCATAATAATAAAAAATTCAGATGATAGCGGAAATTACAACCAAGGAAACATTCTATATTTACAAAACAAATCCATGGATACTAATGTAGGCAAAAATTTTTACCTAATCTCAACAATGATATCGCTCATTTTTTATTTTGTATTAAGTTACCTAGAGACGCTCAATATTCTTAACAAAGGAAGGTAG
- a CDS encoding ABC transporter permease — MKINLRQSLALSKKELKVLFGTPTAYVVILFFLIFINFSFIFFSGFFIKDNASLVSYFSSMPIILMLVLPALSMGVFSEEHKTGSIELLYALPISPQEIVIGKFITLKIFTLILFALTLPLTVMTIFMGEFDLGIVFLQYLGIILYSYSVLSMGVFISSITKSQIVSYVLTVFILVLIIFSGKLVMIFGKENIFGEMLNFISIANHFSYFNMGILNLSDLIYFITFSVTFLILTSYSIRLKKWR, encoded by the coding sequence ATGAAAATAAACTTAAGGCAATCCTTGGCTTTGTCAAAAAAAGAATTAAAGGTTTTGTTCGGCACACCAACCGCATATGTTGTAATTCTATTCTTCTTAATATTTATAAACTTCTCTTTTATCTTTTTCTCAGGATTTTTCATCAAGGATAATGCATCACTAGTATCTTACTTCTCATCAATGCCCATTATTTTAATGTTAGTCTTGCCAGCACTTAGCATGGGAGTTTTTTCAGAGGAACACAAAACAGGAAGCATTGAACTACTTTATGCACTCCCAATAAGTCCACAAGAAATAGTAATTGGAAAATTCATTACACTTAAAATATTTACGTTAATACTTTTCGCTCTCACACTACCCCTTACAGTGATGACAATTTTTATGGGCGAATTTGACCTTGGCATAGTATTTCTGCAATATTTAGGAATAATCCTTTATTCTTATTCCGTTCTTAGTATGGGAGTATTTATATCTTCCATTACTAAAAGCCAAATAGTATCCTATGTACTAACTGTGTTCATTTTAGTGTTGATAATATTTTCAGGGAAGCTAGTAATGATATTTGGTAAAGAAAACATATTTGGAGAAATGCTCAACTTTATCTCAATTGCTAATCACTTTAGTTACTTTAATATGGGAATACTAAACCTATCAGATCTTATTTATTTTATTACATTCTCAGTTACATTCCTAATATTAACTTCGTATAGCATAAGATTGAAAAAATGGAGATAA
- a CDS encoding ABC transporter ATP-binding protein, producing MINVKNVTKAYGSFTALFNVSFRVNEGEVLGILGPNGAGKSTLIKILTSFHYPSKGYVEIFERDITENPKEILQNIGYVPEKLALYPELSVNEYLNFISEIKCIQSPKKEIEKAMSVFKLNSVKNKLISNLSKGFKQRVGIAGALLNNPKLVILDEPTNGLDPNQIIEFKDFLKELERTSTILFSSHILSEVESICKRIIIINNGEIIADDTKENIAKNRLKETELDLVVYKDSELTREYFTNNDIFTLIKAEEHENEINISLKLAPDKTEREFFNYIVSKGILLKAMIPKHESLEKIFSKLTKEIA from the coding sequence ATGATAAATGTAAAAAATGTCACTAAAGCATATGGTTCATTTACAGCCCTCTTTAATGTTAGCTTTAGGGTTAACGAGGGGGAAGTACTTGGCATACTTGGTCCGAATGGCGCAGGTAAGTCGACATTAATCAAAATTTTAACCTCGTTTCACTACCCCAGCAAGGGATATGTAGAAATCTTTGAAAGAGATATTACAGAAAATCCAAAAGAAATACTCCAAAATATAGGATACGTGCCTGAAAAACTAGCTCTTTATCCCGAACTATCTGTTAACGAATATTTAAACTTCATCTCAGAAATCAAATGTATTCAATCTCCCAAAAAAGAAATAGAGAAAGCCATGAGTGTTTTTAAACTCAACAGCGTTAAAAATAAATTAATATCTAATCTATCAAAAGGTTTTAAGCAAAGAGTAGGCATAGCTGGAGCTTTATTAAATAATCCAAAGCTTGTAATCCTTGACGAACCTACAAATGGACTTGATCCAAATCAAATTATAGAATTTAAAGATTTTTTGAAAGAACTGGAAAGAACTAGCACAATACTCTTCTCCTCCCATATTTTAAGTGAAGTGGAGTCTATCTGTAAGAGAATAATTATTATTAATAACGGAGAAATTATTGCTGATGACACTAAGGAAAACATAGCTAAAAACAGACTCAAAGAAACCGAGCTAGATCTAGTTGTCTACAAAGACTCTGAACTAACTAGAGAATATTTTACCAATAATGATATATTCACATTAATAAAAGCAGAGGAGCATGAAAATGAAATTAATATTTCACTGAAGCTTGCACCTGATAAAACGGAAAGAGAATTTTTTAATTACATCGTAAGTAAAGGCATCTTATTAAAGGCAATGATTCCAAAACACGAAAGCTTGGAAAAAATATTTAGCAAACTAACAAAGGAGATCGCATAA
- a CDS encoding ABC transporter permease subunit, translating to MKKFKKLYLVLVGVFVLILTTLPSLINETSRLAIYRKDPNKIYVETPNKLLPQPPTVYNPLGTDKMGRDIMARLILATRNSILLAFSYATISALIGIFIGIIIGSFRLKTCMLISKLIEALQTVPFSYILILIFYYFSKQKNYNVLEVAVVLALIHGWIPFSFLTRNSTMVIKNLDYVKASRTMGASNLRLTINHIFPEIFSSISSIIPLQISKSLTTFEVVNYLQRENRRFYPSLGELLSYMEMGREYFWIWGNPLFVLLTINIILASISLKLKKHMKYFISS from the coding sequence GTGAAAAAATTTAAGAAATTATATCTTGTCTTAGTAGGGGTCTTCGTTTTAATTTTAACAACACTCCCATCCTTAATTAACGAAACTTCAAGGCTTGCAATATATAGAAAAGATCCAAATAAGATATACGTTGAAACACCCAATAAGCTGCTCCCCCAACCCCCAACTGTTTACAATCCCCTAGGGACAGATAAAATGGGAAGAGACATAATGGCAAGGCTAATACTTGCAACTAGGAACTCTATTTTGCTTGCGTTTAGTTACGCAACGATCTCTGCTTTAATTGGCATTTTTATAGGAATAATAATCGGAAGCTTTAGGCTTAAAACTTGTATGCTAATATCGAAATTAATAGAAGCACTACAAACAGTGCCGTTTTCATATATATTGATATTAATTTTCTACTATTTTTCAAAACAAAAAAATTATAACGTATTGGAGGTAGCCGTTGTCTTGGCTTTAATACACGGATGGATTCCATTCTCATTCTTGACAAGAAATAGCACCATGGTAATAAAAAACCTTGATTATGTTAAAGCAAGTCGGACTATGGGCGCAAGTAACCTTAGGCTAACGATAAATCACATATTTCCAGAAATTTTCTCGTCAATATCATCAATCATTCCTCTACAAATATCCAAAAGCTTAACCACATTCGAGGTAGTAAACTATTTGCAAAGAGAAAATAGAAGATTTTATCCAAGCCTTGGAGAACTTTTAAGCTATATGGAAATGGGAAGAGAATACTTTTGGATATGGGGAAACCCTTTATTCGTATTATTAACAATTAATATAATCCTAGCTTCAATAAGCTTAAAACTCAAGAAGCACATGAAATATTTCATTTCATCGTGA
- a CDS encoding ABC transporter permease: protein MATFILKSIFLTTINIIISTFFCISLLSTFSNNGSSVPFIQKNVFKEYLEYIGLLKSIVSYRVVYDFDPNTPLDKGYFAKHIAGSSYMVYKTKYKGLMWGMPHYSPLTKGKPTMNVIFNKIKNTLKMSIPGIVFAYIIAVSFVITWTLIVKNDSLNNALDYTMLFLNSLPRSLIIMLIVSSLYYLNMNPKNSIMGGFGWFFSFFLFNAVIFKQALHKSLSECYITTAKSKGLRRIKIILCHALTPSLIPIVTNLRTTLATTFFGTSIIETMFGIDGVGSLTINSIKSNDYVIYKDLIFVGVFIMLIANLVSDILAYKINPYRGDLE, encoded by the coding sequence ATAGCTACATTTATTTTAAAGAGTATATTCCTTACGACAATCAACATCATTATATCAACGTTTTTTTGTATTTCGTTGCTAAGCACATTCTCAAATAACGGATCCAGTGTTCCGTTTATTCAAAAAAATGTATTTAAAGAATATCTAGAATACATTGGATTACTTAAAAGCATCGTCAGTTATAGGGTAGTGTATGATTTTGATCCCAACACACCTTTAGACAAAGGTTACTTTGCTAAACACATTGCAGGCAGTTCGTACATGGTTTACAAAACAAAGTACAAGGGATTAATGTGGGGAATGCCTCATTACTCGCCCCTAACGAAAGGCAAGCCAACAATGAACGTAATTTTCAATAAAATAAAAAATACATTAAAGATGTCAATTCCAGGAATCGTGTTCGCCTACATAATTGCTGTTTCCTTTGTTATTACTTGGACTTTGATTGTAAAAAATGACAGTCTGAACAATGCTTTGGATTACACAATGTTATTTCTAAACTCGCTGCCACGAAGTCTGATCATAATGCTAATAGTTTCTTCACTCTACTATCTTAACATGAATCCAAAAAATTCAATAATGGGTGGTTTTGGATGGTTTTTTTCATTTTTCCTGTTTAATGCAGTCATTTTCAAACAAGCCCTACACAAAAGCCTATCTGAATGCTACATAACAACTGCAAAATCAAAAGGACTCAGAAGAATAAAGATAATACTATGTCATGCTCTGACTCCGTCATTGATTCCAATAGTTACCAATCTAAGGACTACCCTTGCAACAACTTTTTTTGGTACATCCATAATTGAAACGATGTTTGGAATCGATGGAGTAGGCTCTCTAACAATTAATTCTATTAAGAGTAATGATTATGTTATTTACAAAGATTTAATATTCGTTGGGGTTTTTATTATGCTTATAGCAAATTTAGTAAGTGACATATTAGCATATAAAATTAATCCTTACAGAGGGGACCTGGAATAG
- a CDS encoding ribonuclease Z, producing MSFNINILGTGGTRPLHNRYLTSVLIEHYGDNFLFDCGEATQMSLRKQKISWQKIKFICITHLHADHITGLLGMVMLMAQSGETRKDPLTVIGPVGIKRYLETNIELLKVHKNYEILYQEIIINKTEEILYEDKRKRIEYRKLRHSVDCVGYLFVEKDKPGKFDDQRAEALNIPKEHIRKKLQDGHEVILDGKKILPSDVLGEAQKGLKFAYITDTGYFEDLIAHIKDFNLVIIESTFKDELKREADKKLHLTARAAAAIARRAGVSQTGLIHFSERYTLNKDLCELLNEARQEYPNGEIFLTKDGMRLEADKNKFIIKY from the coding sequence TTGAGTTTTAATATTAACATTCTTGGTACAGGGGGTACAAGGCCGTTACATAACAGGTATTTAACTTCTGTCCTGATAGAGCATTATGGAGACAACTTTCTCTTCGATTGTGGAGAAGCTACACAAATGTCCCTTAGAAAACAAAAAATATCATGGCAAAAAATTAAATTTATCTGCATTACACACCTGCATGCTGACCACATCACAGGATTACTTGGAATGGTAATGCTTATGGCACAAAGTGGAGAAACAAGAAAAGACCCTCTAACTGTCATTGGACCCGTTGGAATTAAAAGGTATTTGGAAACAAATATTGAACTTTTGAAAGTACATAAAAATTATGAGATTTTGTATCAAGAAATTATAATCAATAAAACAGAAGAGATTCTATACGAGGACAAAAGGAAGAGGATCGAATATAGGAAATTAAGACATTCTGTAGATTGTGTCGGATATCTGTTTGTAGAAAAAGATAAGCCTGGAAAATTTGACGACCAAAGGGCAGAGGCTCTTAATATACCTAAGGAACATATTAGAAAAAAATTACAGGATGGACATGAGGTTATACTTGATGGGAAGAAAATATTGCCATCTGATGTTCTAGGAGAAGCTCAGAAAGGTTTAAAATTCGCATACATTACAGATACAGGCTATTTTGAAGATTTAATTGCGCATATTAAAGACTTTAATCTAGTCATAATTGAGAGTACATTTAAAGATGAATTAAAAAGGGAAGCCGATAAGAAATTGCACTTAACTGCACGAGCAGCAGCGGCAATTGCAAGAAGAGCAGGGGTTAGTCAAACAGGTCTCATTCATTTTAGTGAAAGATACACATTAAACAAAGATTTATGTGAATTACTCAACGAAGCGAGGCAAGAATACCCGAATGGAGAAATATTTTTAACAAAAGATGGGATGCGGCTTGAAGCAGATAAAAATAAGTTTATTATAAAATATTAG
- a CDS encoding DUF4340 domain-containing protein, producing MEKKGILLGKKEYIKIAMIGILLSSSLLGIIFSNENKVTRLLQEKLVEIDLSQIAKIETDLEGTLIKTERGWELEYNDVNLPIDERKVTSMIQALKNLQKNKLVSRDLKKHKELGIKDKPDFKFFDDKNNLITEIFIGNSGEGDSRLSYIKRSDDNVYLTNNIFLSYKGNSYNTFANTKLFRGENANLEKLSLVVINRPNKDEEDAIQSSYNVSRKDELYFFNDKPLKKEKPLQMIKEFTTDGFEINKNKIKEHKLKYNIEITWSNKSVNNIDIYFNKDEKDKDILLKKDNDEYYYITNKWAFFDVFNLEKNIKINDTHFSEDHAHEDHDHHH from the coding sequence ATGGAAAAAAAAGGCATATTATTAGGGAAAAAAGAGTACATAAAGATAGCGATGATTGGTATACTACTATCTTCATCCTTATTAGGAATAATATTTTCAAATGAAAATAAGGTTACAAGACTTTTACAAGAAAAATTAGTTGAAATTGACTTGAGTCAAATTGCAAAAATTGAGACAGATCTTGAGGGTACTCTTATAAAAACAGAAAGAGGATGGGAACTTGAATATAATGACGTTAACCTTCCAATTGATGAGAGAAAAGTAACCTCCATGATTCAAGCTTTAAAGAATTTACAAAAAAATAAACTTGTAAGCAGAGATCTTAAAAAGCATAAAGAATTAGGTATTAAAGATAAGCCAGATTTCAAATTTTTTGATGACAAAAATAACTTGATAACAGAGATATTTATTGGAAACTCAGGAGAAGGAGATTCAAGATTATCCTATATAAAGAGAAGTGATGATAATGTATACTTAACCAATAATATTTTCTTATCATACAAAGGTAATTCTTACAATACATTTGCAAATACTAAACTTTTCAGAGGGGAAAACGCAAACCTGGAAAAATTATCTCTGGTAGTGATTAATAGACCAAACAAAGATGAAGAAGATGCAATACAAAGTAGCTATAATGTATCTAGAAAAGATGAACTTTATTTTTTCAACGATAAGCCTTTAAAAAAAGAAAAACCACTGCAGATGATCAAAGAATTTACAACAGATGGATTTGAAATAAATAAAAATAAAATCAAGGAACATAAGCTAAAATACAACATTGAAATCACATGGAGTAACAAAAGTGTAAATAATATCGATATTTACTTTAATAAAGACGAAAAAGACAAAGACATTTTACTTAAGAAAGATAACGATGAGTATTACTACATCACCAATAAATGGGCTTTCTTCGATGTATTTAATTTAGAAAAAAATATAAAGATAAACGATACTCACTTTAGTGAAGATCATGCACACGAAGACCATGACCATCACCATTAA
- a CDS encoding Gldg family protein, translating into MKNKNNEILNLILNLGIIFLILCNITIFVFKIDFTKNKAFTISSVTKDLFLNANEKIYVTYYNSASLGNYFAFPDQIKNFLTSFSDASNGQVIYREIDADKVSSPLEQIGIPSQQIDLRDINQLSILKIYSGIEIIYEGKREVLPIVTEIGNLEYELASSLDKLINNTKKVLGLVFGDTTLKETHKSLTEIMKKAFKTDIQEIDLTKEQLKDINGLFVIGAKEINNESMKKIDEFIVNNGKVLFATSKIDYNPQNPYATAPLKSPLFNLIESYGVKYNENIILDKRAPNLFLGGYFQIYHPWILIDKGNIIDPKNPLFKNFYDALIPWSNSLELVEDKESNIKYLPLFASSKESWQVRDENISSIAMHSFDVPKTFDKEDTQKVLGYYVEGQIKSFFNDKKSENSKIIFLGSSMVFSDYMYNGSPSNFEFAGRISDYLMQKEAFFSIKSREVRSKLKFVSSSQEMLNAKFLLIIVNLLILPAAVIIFGIIRFTQKRRIN; encoded by the coding sequence ATGAAAAACAAAAATAATGAGATTTTAAATCTAATTTTAAACCTTGGAATAATATTTTTAATTCTTTGCAACATAACTATTTTCGTTTTCAAAATAGATTTTACTAAAAATAAAGCTTTCACAATTTCTTCGGTTACAAAAGATTTGTTTTTAAATGCAAATGAAAAGATATATGTTACTTACTATAACTCAGCTAGTCTTGGTAATTATTTTGCATTTCCAGATCAGATAAAAAATTTCCTGACAAGTTTTTCTGATGCCTCAAATGGACAAGTAATTTACAGGGAAATAGATGCTGATAAGGTGTCTTCCCCTTTAGAACAAATTGGAATTCCATCCCAACAAATTGACCTCAGAGATATTAATCAACTCTCTATACTTAAAATATATTCAGGAATCGAAATAATTTATGAAGGAAAACGAGAGGTACTCCCCATTGTCACTGAGATTGGAAATCTGGAGTATGAACTTGCAAGTAGTCTAGATAAATTAATTAACAACACAAAAAAGGTTCTAGGACTTGTTTTTGGGGATACGACATTAAAAGAGACACATAAAAGCTTGACTGAGATAATGAAGAAAGCTTTCAAGACCGATATTCAAGAAATAGACCTTACTAAGGAACAACTAAAGGACATTAACGGCTTGTTTGTAATTGGTGCTAAGGAAATAAACAATGAATCAATGAAAAAAATTGACGAATTTATTGTAAATAACGGAAAGGTATTATTTGCTACAAGTAAAATTGATTATAATCCTCAAAATCCATACGCAACAGCTCCTCTTAAATCTCCACTTTTCAATCTAATTGAAAGTTATGGGGTTAAATACAATGAAAATATTATACTTGACAAAAGAGCTCCAAATCTTTTCTTGGGGGGTTATTTTCAAATATATCATCCTTGGATATTAATTGATAAAGGTAATATTATCGATCCCAAAAATCCTTTGTTTAAAAATTTCTATGATGCTTTAATTCCTTGGAGTAATTCACTAGAACTTGTGGAGGACAAAGAGAGCAACATAAAGTACTTACCTCTATTTGCAAGCTCCAAAGAATCTTGGCAAGTTAGAGATGAAAATATTTCAAGCATAGCGATGCATTCATTTGATGTTCCAAAAACTTTTGATAAAGAAGATACACAAAAGGTTCTTGGATATTATGTTGAAGGACAAATTAAGAGTTTTTTTAATGACAAAAAATCCGAAAATTCAAAGATAATTTTTCTAGGTTCAAGTATGGTGTTTAGTGATTATATGTATAATGGTTCACCTTCAAACTTTGAATTTGCTGGACGAATTTCAGATTATTTAATGCAAAAGGAGGCATTTTTTAGCATTAAATCAAGAGAAGTACGCTCTAAACTAAAATTTGTAAGTTCTTCACAAGAAATGCTAAATGCAAAATTTTTACTAATAATCGTAAATTTATTAATATTGCCAGCAGCAGTAATAATATTTGGAATTATCAGATTCACACAAAAAAGAAGAATCAACTAG